A genomic window from Treponema maltophilum ATCC 51939 includes:
- a CDS encoding putative glycoside hydrolase yields MRRIFVRFFFCILLSSALPFFAQELYSEQTNIPPAAKRIPPYNESLIGTKNGLFAVSALAVVPLWTEGSVDKILYGNGWFFLTSKGVLFSPDLKTFQLRNEGLPVNTIKEFDGGVKSFVREVRPLKDLEMLASDENVLVTLTKNEVFISKNAGLSWRSLGFSSKTAGGKAVAAAMVDEKTPSGTKKVLTVFHSHALYGLSYIQPDVPGAAWIDIKTGFETVPTLSYADEIADIAVLPSMNADGTLKEEVYLTQSFLPRLYRLDWERKAGVLIAKGTEAADTWDGLTACGDNLAFMSMDGLIVYNPQTFSVVSPTAGTDKIKKLLADTADIPRCGMFPSWMTGLNAPLMLNELWLTRPSTVQSAYADKIRAKRSLYVPAGQVVSKAGVDKFAGIIDANNLNSLVIDMKDDYGFLRYRSNDPLVSEKARESMYSIDIDAFIDRFKKKNIYLIARIVVFKDRNLYAWKSNKYAVWDGKKNAPWVGIKGYEDVPAEDGKAAEKKTLFYDEYWVDPYSEEVWEYNTAIAKELIRRGFDEIQFDYIRFPTDGKNIFDTQYRWRDKGMDMESALISFLSYARKNIQAPIGIDIYGANGWYRSGTRTGQDVELMAPYVDVICPMFYPSHFEQDFLAYTPIIERPYRIYFYGTYRNTVIARSQVLVRPWIQAFYLNVSFDRRFYDKDYVLRQMYGVRDAAESGYMYWNNAGRYTDISPDIGDAKNGSAYPWEKAERDKSARKPAVSGG; encoded by the coding sequence CGGGAACGGTTGGTTTTTTTTAACTTCCAAGGGCGTTTTATTCAGCCCCGATTTAAAAACCTTTCAGCTGCGCAACGAAGGTTTGCCCGTAAATACGATAAAGGAATTCGACGGCGGCGTTAAAAGTTTTGTGCGCGAAGTGCGGCCTTTAAAAGATTTGGAAATGCTCGCTTCAGACGAAAATGTGCTTGTTACGCTTACGAAAAACGAAGTGTTTATAAGCAAAAACGCAGGGCTCAGCTGGCGGTCGCTCGGCTTCAGCTCGAAAACCGCCGGCGGCAAAGCCGTGGCGGCGGCAATGGTCGATGAAAAAACGCCGTCGGGAACAAAAAAAGTTTTAACCGTTTTTCATTCGCACGCGCTCTACGGACTTTCGTATATTCAACCTGACGTTCCCGGTGCCGCATGGATCGACATAAAAACGGGATTCGAAACCGTCCCGACGCTTTCTTACGCGGACGAAATAGCCGACATTGCCGTTTTACCGTCGATGAATGCGGACGGCACCCTAAAAGAAGAGGTGTACCTTACCCAAAGCTTTTTGCCGCGCTTGTACCGTTTGGACTGGGAACGCAAAGCCGGCGTGCTTATCGCAAAAGGCACCGAAGCGGCCGACACATGGGACGGCTTAACCGCTTGCGGCGACAACCTCGCTTTTATGAGCATGGACGGCCTCATCGTATACAATCCGCAAACTTTTTCCGTCGTATCGCCGACCGCCGGCACCGATAAAATCAAAAAGCTGCTCGCCGACACGGCCGATATTCCGCGCTGCGGCATGTTTCCCTCGTGGATGACCGGCTTGAACGCCCCTTTAATGCTCAACGAATTGTGGCTTACCCGGCCGTCGACGGTTCAATCCGCATATGCCGACAAAATACGCGCAAAAAGGAGCCTGTACGTTCCCGCGGGGCAAGTCGTTTCGAAGGCGGGAGTCGACAAATTCGCCGGCATAATCGACGCAAATAATCTGAACAGCCTTGTTATAGACATGAAAGACGATTACGGTTTTTTGCGCTACCGCTCGAACGATCCGCTTGTATCGGAAAAGGCGCGCGAAAGCATGTATTCCATCGATATCGATGCGTTTATAGACCGGTTTAAGAAAAAAAACATCTATCTTATCGCGCGCATCGTCGTTTTTAAAGACCGTAATCTGTACGCTTGGAAGAGTAATAAGTACGCCGTCTGGGACGGCAAAAAGAACGCGCCGTGGGTCGGTATAAAAGGTTACGAAGACGTTCCCGCCGAAGACGGCAAGGCCGCCGAAAAGAAAACGCTTTTTTACGATGAATACTGGGTCGATCCGTATTCGGAAGAAGTGTGGGAATACAATACGGCCATAGCGAAAGAACTCATCCGGCGCGGATTTGACGAAATTCAATTCGATTACATACGCTTTCCGACCGACGGCAAAAATATTTTCGATACGCAATACCGCTGGCGCGATAAAGGCATGGACATGGAAAGCGCCCTTATTTCGTTTTTGTCGTACGCGCGCAAAAATATTCAGGCGCCCATCGGCATAGACATTTACGGGGCAAACGGCTGGTATCGAAGCGGAACGCGCACCGGGCAGGACGTGGAGCTTATGGCGCCCTATGTCGACGTTATTTGCCCGATGTTTTATCCGAGCCATTTCGAACAGGATTTTTTAGCCTACACGCCGATTATCGAACGCCCGTACCGAATTTACTTTTACGGCACTTACCGGAACACCGTCATCGCGCGCTCGCAAGTGCTGGTGCGCCCGTGGATTCAGGCTTTTTATTTGAACGTATCGTTCGACCGGCGCTTTTACGACAAGGATTACGTACTGCGACAAATGTACGGCGTACGGGACGCGGCCGAAAGCGGCTACATGTACTGGAACAATGCCGGCCGCTATACGGACATAAGCCCCGACATCGGGGATGCAAAAAACGGTTCCGCCTATCCGTGGGAAAAAGCCGAACGCGACAAATCGGCGAGAAAACCCGCGGTGTCCGGCGGTTAA